A DNA window from Camelina sativa cultivar DH55 chromosome 13, Cs, whole genome shotgun sequence contains the following coding sequences:
- the LOC109128336 gene encoding putative F-box protein At3g10240 translates to MDSEEEKTGEIYGTSQSSSLIQGIVEQAAIDKQEENRGEIQQRVTHDEEEEEEYRSQPDPIPLDLTLEILSRLPAKSIMRFLCVSKLWSSYTTLPSFISSFASRPWRLVLTFLKYKKRFVFSFPQHENTDESYSTVYSYEMKNANSWRRNCSYYPSQSVPGFNVYCLFDFSSDIFRDASDCGHVRLVN, encoded by the coding sequence ATGgattcagaggaagagaaaactGGAGAGATTTACGGAACATCACAATCTTCCTCGCTGATACAAGGTATTGTTGAGCAAGCTGCCATAGATAAACAAGAGGAGAACAGAGGAGAAATCCAACAGAGAGTAACacatgatgaagaagaagaagaagagtacagATCTCAACCAGACCCGATTCCACTCGATCTAACCTTGGAGATACTCTCAAGACTTCCTGCAAAATCTATTATGAGGTTTCTCTGCGTATCAAAGCTCTGGTCTTCCTACACTACACTTCCAAGTTTTATCAGCTCATTCGCGAGTCGGCCATGGCGTCTTGTGCTCACCTTCTTGAAATATAAAAAGCGGTTCGTTTTCTCGTTCCCTCAACACGAGAATACTGACGAGTCTTATTCTACAGTATACAGTTATGAGATGAAAAACGCAAACTCTTGGAGGCGTAACTGCAGTTATTATCCGTCTCAATCCGTCCCGGGCTTTAatgtatattgtttatttgatttttctagtGATATATTTAGAGATGCTAGTGACTGTGGTCATGTTCGTTTGGTGAACTAG